TTTGTCACTTTATCTTTTTTTGTTTCACGTGGAACAACTTCGTTCATCTGCTGGATCAGCTGCTCTAGCTGGCGGACATTCATTCCATCCTTAAGGATTTTATCCACAAGGATTGGAAGCTTGTCTTTCTTCCTTAATCCTAAAAGCGCACGCCCATGCCCCATGGATATTTTGCCATCTGATATCAGTTGCTGAATTTTAGGCGGCAGCGACAGCAAACGGATATGGTTAGCCAGATGCGGACGGCTTTTGCCCAGCCTCTTCGCTAATTCTTCTTGCGTGAGCTTCAGCTTTTCGATCAAAGTTTGATAGGCGATTCCCTCTTCAATTGGGTTTAAATCTTCCCTCTGAAGGTTTTCCAACACAGCAAGCTCCATCATCTGCTGTTCATTCAGTTCACGTACCACTGCTGGGACTGTTTCCAGCTTGGCTTCCTTCGCAGCACGGAAACGTCTTTCACCAACGACAATTTCATAGCCCTTTATCGTTTTCCTGACAATAATCGGCTGAAGAATCCCATGTTCCTGGATCGATAGTTTCAATTCCTCGAGCGCTTCCGGCTGGAAAACTTTTCGTGGTTGATAAGGATTCGGCCTTATTTCTTTGATGCTTATTTCCTGGACCTTTTCTTCTTTTTCAGCTTCCATGTTAAAGAAAGCATTCAATCCTTTACCTAAGCCTTTAGCCATTTGCAACCACTTCCTTTGCAAGATCTAAATAAACCTCTGCCCCGCGGGACTTTGGATCATAAATGATAATTGGCTCTCCATGGCTTGGAGCTTCACTCAGCCGGACATTCCGTGGAATGACTGTCTTGTATACCTTGTCCTGGAAGTACTTCTTCACTTCCTCGATAACTTGAAGACCGAGGTTCGTACGCGCATCAAGCATCGTCAGCAGGACGCCCTCAATCTTTAGATCCTGGTTCAAATGCTTTTGTACGAGACGGACAGTATTCAGGAGCTGACTTAAACCTTCAAGTGCATAATACTCACACTGGACAGGGATGATGACGGCATCTGAAGCCGTCAAAGCATTCAAAGTCAATAAACCAAGTGATGGCGGACAGTCGATGATAATATAATCAAAACGATCCTTCACTTCCTCGAGAGCCCGCTTCAAGCGAACCTCCCTTGAGATTGTGGGCACGAGCTCAATTTCCGCTCCTGCAAGCTGGATGGTCGCAGGAATCGTATATAAATTCTCTA
The window above is part of the Mesobacillus jeotgali genome. Proteins encoded here:
- a CDS encoding ParB/RepB/Spo0J family partition protein translates to MAKGLGKGLNAFFNMEAEKEEKVQEISIKEIRPNPYQPRKVFQPEALEELKLSIQEHGILQPIIVRKTIKGYEIVVGERRFRAAKEAKLETVPAVVRELNEQQMMELAVLENLQREDLNPIEEGIAYQTLIEKLKLTQEELAKRLGKSRPHLANHIRLLSLPPKIQQLISDGKISMGHGRALLGLRKKDKLPILVDKILKDGMNVRQLEQLIQQMNEVVPRETKKDKVTKDVFIRERETTLRERFGTTVNIKQSKNKGKIEIEFFSKDDLERILELLDQHNS
- a CDS encoding ParA family protein yields the protein MGKIIAIANQKGGVGKTTTSVNLGACLAYIGKKVLLVDTDPQGNATSGVGIEKADVEQCIYDVLVDDVEAKNVIHPTAVENLYTIPATIQLAGAEIELVPTISREVRLKRALEEVKDRFDYIIIDCPPSLGLLTLNALTASDAVIIPVQCEYYALEGLSQLLNTVRLVQKHLNQDLKIEGVLLTMLDARTNLGLQVIEEVKKYFQDKVYKTVIPRNVRLSEAPSHGEPIIIYDPKSRGAEVYLDLAKEVVANG